A genomic stretch from Xiphophorus maculatus strain JP 163 A chromosome 14, X_maculatus-5.0-male, whole genome shotgun sequence includes:
- the LOC102230109 gene encoding wiskott-Aldrich syndrome protein family member 3-like isoform X2, which produces MPLVKRNIEPRHLCRGALPDGVTSELECVTNSTLAAIIKQLGSLSRHAEDIFGELFNEANSFYLRMSSLQERVDQLAVKVTQLDSTVEEVSLQDINMRKAFKSSTIQDQQVVSRTSVPNPVVEMYHRCDKPPPLNILSPYRDDKKDALKFYTDSSYFFNLWKEKMLQATEDKRKEKRRQKEQQRQVEDPSREVKKVRKARNRRQEWNVLAYDKEFRPDARLTPSPYHGMSSEGSLSPDSRSMASDSYPASPNHPATQAPSAAHPADHHARDHLAAAQTQSLDRGLRPANQPPGAAGAGPPGRHAASLGRTPSGHGVQAGGDPTVNGPRQQSIKEYRAGGQPSTIPEYYIPPAPPPPPPTIPSAQTAFDSATAPPSAATSAIPPTSSALSCHYSPSPPPPPANYVPSPAHPPSGAPPAAPPPPPPGVPAGHQAHPSPPHAAVGQTAVDSAPSTRKSTMLGMIPMSDARSDLLAAIRRGIQLRKVQEQREQEAKREPVGNDVATILSRRIAVEYSESDDDSELDENEWSD; this is translated from the exons ATGCCGCTGGTGAAGAGGAATATTGAACCCCGGCACTTGTGCCGCGGGGCGCTGCCAGATGGGGTGACCAGTGAACTGGAGTGTGTCACCAACAGCACACTGGCAGCCATCATCAAACAGCTGGGCAGCCTGA GTCGCCATGCTGAGGACATTTTTGGAGAACTGTTCAATGAAGCCAACAGCTTCTACCTGAGGATGAGCAGCCTGCAGGAGAGAGTGGACCAGCTGGCTGTGAAAGTCACTCAGCTCGACTCCACTGTGGAGGaag TCTCCCTCCAGGACATCAACATGAGAAAAGCATTTAAGAGCAGTACCATTCAAGACCAGCAGGTGGTCTCCAGGACGTCTGTGCCCAATCCTGTGGTGGAAATGTACCACCGCTGTGACAAGCCCCCGCCGCTGAATATCCTCAGCCCCTATAG GGATGACAAGAAGGATGCGCTGAAGTTCTACACTGATTCCTCCTACTTCTTCAACCTGTGGAAGGAGAAGATGCTGCAGGCCACCGAGGACAAACGCAAAGAAAAGAGGCGGCAGAAG GAGCAGCAGCGGCAGGTGGAAGACCCAAGCAGAGAGGTGAAAAAG GTGCGTAAGGCTCGTAACAGGCGTCAGGAATGGAACGTTCTGGCCTACGATAAAGAATTTCGACCCGATGCCAGGCTCACCCCCTCCCCTTACCACGGCATGTCGTCTGAAGGATCCCTCTCCCCAGATAGCAG GTCAATGGCGTCCGACTCCTACCCGGCAAGTCCCAACCACCCGGCTACCCAGGCTCCAAGCGCTGCCCATCCCGCTGACCACCATGCCAGGGATCACCTTGCTGCCGCCCAGACACAGTCGCTCGATCGCGGCCTGAGGCCAGCCAACCAGCCCCCTGGAGCCGCCGGGGCAGGACCACCGGGTCGACACGCAGCTTCCCTCGGCAGGACCCCATCAGGACATGGGGTCCAGGCCGGGGGAGATCCAACGGTCAATGGGCCAAGGCAGCAGTCGATAAAGGAATACCGAGCTGG TGGGCAGCCCTCCACCATACCTGAGTATTACATCCCCCCAGCTCCTCCCCCACCCCCGCCTACCATCCCATCCGCCCAGACTGCCTTCGATTCCGCCACAGCGCCGCCTTCTGCGGCCACCTCCGCCATCCCACCGACCTCCTCTGCCCTCTCCTGCCActactccccctcccctcctcctccccctgcCAATTACGTACCCTCCCCCGCCCACCCCCCTTCAGGTGCACCTCCGGCTGCCCCTCCGCCCCCACCTCCTGGCGTGCCTGCTGGACACCAGGCTCATCCATCCCCGCCACATGCCGCTGTCGGCCAGACAGCCGTGGATTCGGCGCCTTCGACGAGGAAGTCGACCATGCTGGGGATGATCCCGATGAGCGACGCACGCTCCGACCTGCTGGCCGCCATACGTAGAG GCATCCAGCTGAGGAAGGTTCAGGAGCAGAGGGAACAGGAAGCCAAGCGGGAGCCTGTCGGCAACGACGTGGCCACCATCCTGTCACGCCGCATCGCCGTGGAGTACAGCGAATCCGACGACGACTCGGAGCTGGATGAGAACGAGTGGtctgactaa
- the LOC102230109 gene encoding wiskott-Aldrich syndrome protein family member 3-like isoform X1 encodes MPLVKRNIEPRHLCRGALPDGVTSELECVTNSTLAAIIKQLGSLSRHAEDIFGELFNEANSFYLRMSSLQERVDQLAVKVTQLDSTVEEVSLQDINMRKAFKSSTIQDQQVVSRTSVPNPVVEMYHRCDKPPPLNILSPYRDDKKDALKFYTDSSYFFNLWKEKMLQATEDKRKEKRRQKGCPAHPDRPHSRQAPPRSPLSISEQQRQVEDPSREVKKVRKARNRRQEWNVLAYDKEFRPDARLTPSPYHGMSSEGSLSPDSRSMASDSYPASPNHPATQAPSAAHPADHHARDHLAAAQTQSLDRGLRPANQPPGAAGAGPPGRHAASLGRTPSGHGVQAGGDPTVNGPRQQSIKEYRAGGQPSTIPEYYIPPAPPPPPPTIPSAQTAFDSATAPPSAATSAIPPTSSALSCHYSPSPPPPPANYVPSPAHPPSGAPPAAPPPPPPGVPAGHQAHPSPPHAAVGQTAVDSAPSTRKSTMLGMIPMSDARSDLLAAIRRGIQLRKVQEQREQEAKREPVGNDVATILSRRIAVEYSESDDDSELDENEWSD; translated from the exons ATGCCGCTGGTGAAGAGGAATATTGAACCCCGGCACTTGTGCCGCGGGGCGCTGCCAGATGGGGTGACCAGTGAACTGGAGTGTGTCACCAACAGCACACTGGCAGCCATCATCAAACAGCTGGGCAGCCTGA GTCGCCATGCTGAGGACATTTTTGGAGAACTGTTCAATGAAGCCAACAGCTTCTACCTGAGGATGAGCAGCCTGCAGGAGAGAGTGGACCAGCTGGCTGTGAAAGTCACTCAGCTCGACTCCACTGTGGAGGaag TCTCCCTCCAGGACATCAACATGAGAAAAGCATTTAAGAGCAGTACCATTCAAGACCAGCAGGTGGTCTCCAGGACGTCTGTGCCCAATCCTGTGGTGGAAATGTACCACCGCTGTGACAAGCCCCCGCCGCTGAATATCCTCAGCCCCTATAG GGATGACAAGAAGGATGCGCTGAAGTTCTACACTGATTCCTCCTACTTCTTCAACCTGTGGAAGGAGAAGATGCTGCAGGCCACCGAGGACAAACGCAAAGAAAAGAGGCGGCAGAAG GGCTGTCCGGCCCACCCCGACAGGCCCCACTCCAGACAGGCCCCACCCAGGAGCCCCCTGTCCATCTCT GAGCAGCAGCGGCAGGTGGAAGACCCAAGCAGAGAGGTGAAAAAG GTGCGTAAGGCTCGTAACAGGCGTCAGGAATGGAACGTTCTGGCCTACGATAAAGAATTTCGACCCGATGCCAGGCTCACCCCCTCCCCTTACCACGGCATGTCGTCTGAAGGATCCCTCTCCCCAGATAGCAG GTCAATGGCGTCCGACTCCTACCCGGCAAGTCCCAACCACCCGGCTACCCAGGCTCCAAGCGCTGCCCATCCCGCTGACCACCATGCCAGGGATCACCTTGCTGCCGCCCAGACACAGTCGCTCGATCGCGGCCTGAGGCCAGCCAACCAGCCCCCTGGAGCCGCCGGGGCAGGACCACCGGGTCGACACGCAGCTTCCCTCGGCAGGACCCCATCAGGACATGGGGTCCAGGCCGGGGGAGATCCAACGGTCAATGGGCCAAGGCAGCAGTCGATAAAGGAATACCGAGCTGG TGGGCAGCCCTCCACCATACCTGAGTATTACATCCCCCCAGCTCCTCCCCCACCCCCGCCTACCATCCCATCCGCCCAGACTGCCTTCGATTCCGCCACAGCGCCGCCTTCTGCGGCCACCTCCGCCATCCCACCGACCTCCTCTGCCCTCTCCTGCCActactccccctcccctcctcctccccctgcCAATTACGTACCCTCCCCCGCCCACCCCCCTTCAGGTGCACCTCCGGCTGCCCCTCCGCCCCCACCTCCTGGCGTGCCTGCTGGACACCAGGCTCATCCATCCCCGCCACATGCCGCTGTCGGCCAGACAGCCGTGGATTCGGCGCCTTCGACGAGGAAGTCGACCATGCTGGGGATGATCCCGATGAGCGACGCACGCTCCGACCTGCTGGCCGCCATACGTAGAG GCATCCAGCTGAGGAAGGTTCAGGAGCAGAGGGAACAGGAAGCCAAGCGGGAGCCTGTCGGCAACGACGTGGCCACCATCCTGTCACGCCGCATCGCCGTGGAGTACAGCGAATCCGACGACGACTCGGAGCTGGATGAGAACGAGTGGtctgactaa